The following is a genomic window from Nitrospirota bacterium.
CATCTGTCGAGATCGGAAAAAAATCATAAATCAGGGGATAAAAGATCATGCCGCAGATCGAAAGTCCCGAGGCAAGAAGAAGAGAGATGCTGTTGTTGAGGCGGAACACCCTCGCCAGAATAAACGTAAAGATAAACAGCAGGCAAAAAACCAATACAATACTGAAAGCAAGACCGGGCCGGATACCGCTGATGGAAAGCTGCATGCCATAAAGGGCGATGCCAATCGGAAGCAGCGCCTTTACGCCGATATTCAAACCGCTGCCGAAATAATCCCGATTGCCGACACTATTGCCAAGCAGCATACCGATAATGATAGAGATTACCAGAGCATCAAAGGAGGCGTGAAGTGATGAAATATACAGGGAAAAAGAAGCAATGACGACTATGACAAGAAAACCCGGCATGTAAGTTCTTACGTTCATGGCCGCCATGATGTTACCATAATGCAGAGTAATAACACAGACACTGTTGAGTGCAGTCAGGACTGTTCAAGAAACAGTTCCATATCGGCAATCTTCAGCTCACCCTGGCCTTCCCCTGCAAGGTTCTTCCACTTCAGCATGCCCAAACGCAGCTCATCGTCTCCCATGATAAAGACATAACGCACCGCCATTCTGTCGGCCCTTCGCATCTGGCTCTTCAGTGAACTGGCAGCGTCGCCGACTTCAGCCCAGAGACCCTGTTTTCTCAGCTGCTCCGCCAGAACAAGGCACGCACTGCCTGCTGCATCACCCAGGACGGCAAAATAAACCGCAGGAGTAGGAGGTATCCTGTCTTCAGTCTTTTTGAGCAGTTCGATCACCCGCTCCATACCAAGAGCAAAACCGACAGCAGGCGTTTCAGGTCCGCCGAACTCCTGTACCAGTTTGTCATACCTGCCGCCGGCAGCAACAGCATTCTGCGCCCCCAGACTCTGGCTCGTCACCTCAAATGTCGTTCGGGTATAGTAATCAAGTCCGCGCACCATATCGGCATTAAGGGAATAGGGGACCTGCAGAAGTGACAGCAGGCTCTGGAGTTTTTCAAAATGGGATCTGCAGTCCGCGCAGAGATGGTCGGTTATCTTCGGAGCCCCCTGCCTCTGCTGCCGACAGGTGCTCGCCTTGCAATCGAGGATCCTAAGCGGATTCTTGTCATATCTCCGCTTGCAGTCATCGCAAAGGTCCTCCTTTTTTTCAGAAAAAAATTCGAGGAGGACGTCACGATACCCCGGCCTGCACTGCGCACAGCCGATGGAATTGATCTGGAAGGATATGCCTTTAAGGCCAATACCCGTAAGCAGGCGCCCGAGCATCGCAATGACCTCGGCATCCATCCTCGGGCTGGAATCTGCAAAGGCTTCGACGCCGATCTGATAGAACTGCCTGAATCTCCCGGACTGGGGCCGTTCGTAACGGAACATGGGACCGGTATAATAGAACTTCTGAGGCGCCGGAAGTTTATCGAGATGATGTTCCACATAACTGCGCACAACAGAGGCTGTGCCTTCAGGCCGCAGAGAAAGGCTGCGATCTCCCTTGTCCGTGAAGGTGTACATCTCCTTTTCAACAATGTCGGTGCTCTCGCCAATAGATCTCGAAAAAACAGCCGTCGATTCCATAATCGGCGTCCGGATCTCCTGAAAGCCATAAACCGAAAATATCTGCCGGGCAGTCTGTTCCACCGTCTGCCAGAGAAAGATGTCAGGCGGCAGGATATCCTGCATACCTTTTAACGTTTTGAGCTGCTGGCTGCTCACTCGGGCATTACTTCCTTGTCGGTGGTCTCCCAGCGTTCGTCGGTTTCGAGCATCCTGAGATGACCTTCGACGAGCCTCTTGAGCTCTTCCCGGAAATGGCGGCGTATGCCTTTCATGTCAGTGATGTCTTCATGGATTTTAATGACCTTCTCGTGGGCATCTTTGACCATGGAGTCAGCCTTGGAATCGGCCTCCTTGACAATAAGTTCTGCCTCTTTCCGCGCATTCGTCTTATAGTCCTCTACCATCTGCTGGGCGGTCATGAGCGTCTCGCGGAGCGTCGTCTCCATATCGCGGTATTCCTTGATCTGGCTCTCTGCCCTCTGAATATTTTCTTTGAGATTTGAATTCTCCCTGAGCAGGTCTTCCATCTCTTCGCGGACTATCTCAAGGAAACCGAAAACCTCCTCGACATCGAATCCCCGGAACTTCATCTTGAACTGCTTTTGCTGGATTTCAAGCGGCGAGATTCTCATATGACGACTCCCCCTTTGATTTTAATGCCGATCTCAATAAGCGAACGTATAAGTACCATCTGGATGAACAGGATAGCGAGGATGACCACGATCGGAGAAACATCCACAGGGCCAAGCCTGTTGCCAAAAAGCCGCCGTATGGGCCGAAACACCGGTTCTGTTGCATTTCTGAGAAAACGTATGATCGGGTTATACGGGTCAGGACTGACCCAGCTGATCAGCGCAGCGATGATGACGATCCATTTATAGAGCTCCAGCAGCATGTCCGCTATTTTCGCAACTGCCATTAACAGGTTTCCGACGATAAGCATTCTTACCTCGATCTTTTATTTTGACCGTTATTTTACAACGGCATGCTCTATTTTATCCATGAAGGGAAAAGAGATACTCCCGGCTGTTATGAATAACCGTCAGGCTTTCTTCCCGAGTTCCTCGGCACGGTTCTTTGCGGCATGCAATGCTTCAAAGACGAGAGGGTTCAAACCTTTCTCCTCAAAAACCTTCAGGCCTGCTGCGGTCGTGCCGCCCGGCGAGGTGACCATCTGTCTGAGTTTTTCCGGCGACATGCCGGTATCAAGCAGCTTTGCCGTACCCAGTGCTGTCTGAACCGCAAGTTCTGTCGCATCATTTCTGCTCAACCCAAGTTTTTCACCGGCGTCGATCATCGCCCCGACAAACAGGGCAACAAAGGCAGGGCCGCTGCCCGAGACCGCAGTCACGGCATCCATAAGCCGTTCCGGAAGCGCAATCACCCTGCCGATGGACATCAGGATGCTCTTGACGATATTGACCTCACTGCCGGTAAAACACTCACAGAGCGAGTACACGGACATGCCTTCCTGAATGAGGGCAGGCGTGTTCGGCATGACCCTTATGATCTTGCCGGTCTTCAATTTGGACTGAAGATACGAAAGCGTAATACCGGCTGCGATCGAAACAACCGTTTTCGTATCATCCACGACATCTGCCAGCTCTTCAAGGACCGATTCCATAATCTGAGGTTTCACTGCCAGGATAATGATATCGCATGAAGAAGCGACTTCCCTGCCCGACTGCAGGGTCTTTACCCCATACGTTTTTTCAAGCTCCTGCCGCCGCTCCAGCCGGGGCTCCGAGACAACAATATCCTTCATGCCTTCTGCGGTCATGCCCTTGATCAGGGCCTCTGCCATGTTTCCGCCGCCGATAAATCCGATCATATCAACACCTCTCTCCAAATATTGCAGTTCCAATTCTTACCATAGTGGCACCCTCCCCTATAGCCTCCTCATAATCATGAGACATACCCATCGAAAGTTCCGGAAGCCTAAACCCTGCCTTCTCCGATTCATCCCGTAAATCCCTAAGCCGCCTGAAATAAGGCAGAACCTCCCTGACATCCGGACGAAAAGGGGGGATTGTCATAAGCCCTTCAAGTCTCAGATTCTTCAACTGAGCTATCTCTTTCAGCAGCACGGGTAAACCCTCTTCAACAACACCGCTTTTTGTTTCCTCCTCTGAGAGCTTAACCTGCACTAAAATCCTCTGAATTTTTTCGATCTTCCCGGCCTGCCTGTTGAGTTCCTCTGCCAGTTCTATCGAATCAACGGAGTGGATGACCTCAAAGAGCTGCACTGCATCCTTTGCCTTGTTCTTCTGGAGATGACCGATCAAATGCCATTGCAGCTTCTCGGGCATTGCCTGAATCTCATCACTGAGGATCTTCTTTTTTGCCTCCTGCACCCTGTTTTCTCCAAAAACCCTGATGCCGCTGTCAACTGCAGTCCTGATAGCAGCAGTGTCAACAGTCTTGGTCACGACAACAAGCTGCACTTCTGATGGACACCTGTTTGCCTTCAGCGCTCCGCGGGCGATGTTGCGGCATACGGTCTTTATGTTTTCGAAAATAAAAACGTTTTTCATGTCTTTTCATTATAGGACAGCAGCATGGTGAAAATACAAGGCAGATAGCGTCATGCTGTCGTGATAAACCAGGCGCCGAAAACGATGAGAAAAACAGCGCAGACCGCCAGAACAATTTTATATGACTTTTCACCCATGATCTTTCTCCCTTTTGCAGCAGCATAGGAGATGAGGCTGTACCAGGCAAGGTCAGCAGAGATGTGACCGACAAAGAACACTGCAACACCGGCTAAACCATATTTCATGGAACTCACCAGATACCCGAGGCCGATTGTAGCCCACCAGATAACCCAGTAGGGATTCGCAAGGCTTCCGACAATGCCTGTCAGAACCAGGTTCATCTCTTTTTTGCTGCCCTCTGCTGACAGATCAAGCCTGACGCTCCGGAGGTCCTTCAGGATCATGATGCCCATAAACACCAGCATGCCCCCGCCCACAAGACTGATGGCATACTTTGTCGTTTCATGCTTCAAAAAGGGTGAGAGGCCTGACAGGAGCAGCACAATGATCAGGATCTCGAGAATCGCATGGCCGAGGATCAGGAGAGGCCCTGTCGATGCGCCCCGCCGGACTGACTCGCTTACCGTGATCGTAAAGAGCGGGCCCGGCACCAGCGCTCCTGATAATGCGATCATGAAGGAAGAAGCCGCGATGACAGCAAGATTCATCCGTTCAAAGCCTTTTGGTATTCTGACCAGAGGTGCTCTTTGGTAACTCCGGCATCGATAAAGTCCCAGGGCAGATTCTCCGCGTACTCTTTCTGACGGTAGAGGTATGAAGCGATATCAACATCGTCAGAACCTTTCTTTATGATATCGATATCGTCATAAACCATGCGCTCGACTACTCTGCCGACACGCCGGTCTCCCAGAGCAAAGAGCCCCTGCAGGTGCGCCTGCTTTGGTATATCATGGAGCACCTTGATGCCCCATTCCCGGGCAAGCCCCTTCTTGATCTGCTGCAGTTTTTCCTTGATGCTCTTGAGCGGCTCCATGGGATGCCACTGAAAGGGGGTAAAGGGTTTTGGCACAAAGGTGCTGACGCTCAGACGGATGTTCCCCTTACGCGTGTTCCTGCGAATCGTCTTGACCAAGGCTACGATACCGTCAACATCTTCTGCGGTTTCTGTCGGCAGGCCGATCATAAAATAAAGCCTCAGCGTTTCGATGCCACACTCCAGAATACGTTGCGCCGTTTCAAGGATGTCCTCTTCAGTAATCCTCTTATTGATCACATCTCTCAAACGCTGTGTACCGGCCTCAGGCGCAATGGAGATGCTCTTATGACCCTTCATAAGCTGCACCAGACCGACACTCCGGGGACTTGCTCTTAATGACGTAATGGAGAAGTCAACCCCCTCCATCCGAAGCACTTCT
Proteins encoded in this region:
- a CDS encoding histidine--tRNA ligase, with the translated sequence MQDILPPDIFLWQTVEQTARQIFSVYGFQEIRTPIMESTAVFSRSIGESTDIVEKEMYTFTDKGDRSLSLRPEGTASVVRSYVEHHLDKLPAPQKFYYTGPMFRYERPQSGRFRQFYQIGVEAFADSSPRMDAEVIAMLGRLLTGIGLKGISFQINSIGCAQCRPGYRDVLLEFFSEKKEDLCDDCKRRYDKNPLRILDCKASTCRQQRQGAPKITDHLCADCRSHFEKLQSLLSLLQVPYSLNADMVRGLDYYTRTTFEVTSQSLGAQNAVAAGGRYDKLVQEFGGPETPAVGFALGMERVIELLKKTEDRIPPTPAVYFAVLGDAAGSACLVLAEQLRKQGLWAEVGDAASSLKSQMRRADRMAVRYVFIMGDDELRLGMLKWKNLAGEGQGELKIADMELFLEQS
- a CDS encoding DivIVA domain-containing protein, producing the protein MRISPLEIQQKQFKMKFRGFDVEEVFGFLEIVREEMEDLLRENSNLKENIQRAESQIKEYRDMETTLRETLMTAQQMVEDYKTNARKEAELIVKEADSKADSMVKDAHEKVIKIHEDITDMKGIRRHFREELKRLVEGHLRMLETDERWETTDKEVMPE
- a CDS encoding YggT family protein, with product MLIVGNLLMAVAKIADMLLELYKWIVIIAALISWVSPDPYNPIIRFLRNATEPVFRPIRRLFGNRLGPVDVSPIVVILAILFIQMVLIRSLIEIGIKIKGGVVI
- a CDS encoding pyrroline-5-carboxylate reductase, translating into MIGFIGGGNMAEALIKGMTAEGMKDIVVSEPRLERRQELEKTYGVKTLQSGREVASSCDIIILAVKPQIMESVLEELADVVDDTKTVVSIAAGITLSYLQSKLKTGKIIRVMPNTPALIQEGMSVYSLCECFTGSEVNIVKSILMSIGRVIALPERLMDAVTAVSGSGPAFVALFVGAMIDAGEKLGLSRNDATELAVQTALGTAKLLDTGMSPEKLRQMVTSPGGTTAAGLKVFEEKGLNPLVFEALHAAKNRAEELGKKA
- a CDS encoding YggS family pyridoxal phosphate-dependent enzyme, with translation MKNVFIFENIKTVCRNIARGALKANRCPSEVQLVVVTKTVDTAAIRTAVDSGIRVFGENRVQEAKKKILSDEIQAMPEKLQWHLIGHLQKNKAKDAVQLFEVIHSVDSIELAEELNRQAGKIEKIQRILVQVKLSEEETKSGVVEEGLPVLLKEIAQLKNLRLEGLMTIPPFRPDVREVLPYFRRLRDLRDESEKAGFRLPELSMGMSHDYEEAIGEGATMVRIGTAIFGERC
- a CDS encoding LysE family transporter; translation: MNLAVIAASSFMIALSGALVPGPLFTITVSESVRRGASTGPLLILGHAILEILIIVLLLSGLSPFLKHETTKYAISLVGGGMLVFMGIMILKDLRSVRLDLSAEGSKKEMNLVLTGIVGSLANPYWVIWWATIGLGYLVSSMKYGLAGVAVFFVGHISADLAWYSLISYAAAKGRKIMGEKSYKIVLAVCAVFLIVFGAWFITTA